In one Pseudomonas sp. SG20056 genomic region, the following are encoded:
- the rpe gene encoding ribulose-phosphate 3-epimerase codes for MQPFAIAPSILSADFARLGEEVDKVLAAGADIVHFDVMDNHYVPNLTIGPMVCAALRKYGITAPIDAHLMVKPVDRIIGDFIEAGATYITFHPEASEHIDRSLQLIRDGGCKAGLVFNPATPLDVLKHVMDKVDMILLMSVNPGFGGQKFIPHTLEKLKQARALIDASGREIRLEIDGGVNVQNIREIAAAGADTFVAGSAIFNQPDYKAVIDAMRAELAQARG; via the coding sequence ATGCAACCCTTCGCCATTGCTCCGTCGATTCTTTCCGCTGACTTCGCTCGCCTGGGTGAAGAAGTGGACAAGGTGCTCGCCGCCGGTGCCGACATCGTGCACTTCGATGTCATGGACAACCACTACGTGCCCAACCTCACCATCGGTCCGATGGTCTGCGCCGCGTTGCGTAAATACGGCATCACCGCGCCGATCGACGCGCACCTGATGGTCAAACCGGTGGATCGCATCATCGGCGACTTTATCGAGGCCGGTGCCACCTACATCACCTTCCACCCGGAAGCCTCTGAGCATATCGACCGCTCGCTGCAGCTGATTCGCGACGGCGGCTGCAAGGCCGGTCTGGTGTTCAACCCGGCCACCCCGCTGGATGTACTCAAGCACGTGATGGACAAGGTCGACATGATCCTGCTGATGAGCGTCAACCCAGGCTTCGGAGGGCAGAAATTTATTCCCCATACCCTGGAAAAGCTTAAGCAAGCCCGCGCGCTGATCGATGCTTCTGGCCGTGAAATCCGCCTGGAGATCGACGGTGGGGTGAATGTGCAGAACATCCGCGAAATCGCCGCTGCCGGTGCCGACACCTTTGTCGCCGGTTCGGCGATCTTCAATCAGCCGGACTACAAAGCGGTGATCGACGCCATGCGTGCTGAATTGGCTCAGGCTCGCGGATGA
- a CDS encoding phosphotransferase, giving the protein MPDEDVRLKLLENWLDQQLPGLFAKQGWGAVPAATLTSASSDASFRRYFRWQGAGRSLIVMDAPPPQEDCAPFVKVAHMLAEAHLNVPQILAADLERGFLLLNDLGRQTYLDVINEDNADELFADALQALLAFQRLPMTTPLPHYDDALLRRELQLFPEWYVQRHLGIEFSEPQQALWQRASQLLIDSALAQPKVLVHRDYMPRNLMLSAPNPGVLDFQDAVYGPVTYDVTCLFKDAFLSWPEARVQHWLQHYWQQACEAGVPVQPVWDDFLRASDLMGVQRHLKVIGIFARICHRDGKPKYLGDVPRFFSYIDAVLARRPELAELAELLGSLRREPV; this is encoded by the coding sequence ATGCCTGATGAAGATGTACGCTTAAAACTCCTCGAAAACTGGCTGGATCAGCAGCTGCCTGGGCTGTTTGCTAAACAGGGTTGGGGCGCTGTACCCGCCGCCACGCTTACCTCTGCCAGCAGTGACGCCAGTTTTCGTCGTTATTTCCGCTGGCAAGGTGCTGGGCGCAGCCTGATTGTGATGGATGCGCCGCCGCCTCAGGAAGACTGCGCGCCGTTCGTAAAAGTGGCACATATGCTCGCTGAGGCGCACCTCAATGTGCCGCAGATTCTTGCCGCCGACCTTGAGCGAGGCTTTTTATTGCTCAACGATCTTGGCCGGCAGACCTACCTGGATGTGATCAACGAAGACAATGCTGATGAGTTGTTTGCTGACGCGCTGCAAGCGCTCTTGGCGTTTCAGCGACTGCCGATGACCACGCCACTTCCCCACTATGATGATGCTTTGCTGCGTCGTGAACTGCAGCTATTTCCCGAGTGGTATGTGCAGCGTCACTTGGGTATTGAGTTCAGTGAACCGCAGCAAGCCCTGTGGCAGCGCGCGAGTCAGCTGCTGATCGACAGCGCCCTGGCCCAGCCCAAGGTGCTGGTGCATCGCGACTATATGCCGCGCAACCTGATGCTCAGCGCGCCGAATCCAGGGGTGCTGGATTTTCAGGATGCGGTCTACGGCCCGGTTACCTATGACGTCACCTGCCTGTTTAAAGATGCCTTTCTCAGCTGGCCCGAGGCACGCGTACAGCATTGGTTGCAGCACTACTGGCAACAGGCGTGTGAGGCCGGTGTGCCGGTGCAGCCGGTATGGGATGACTTCTTGCGTGCCAGTGACCTGATGGGTGTGCAACGCCACCTCAAGGTAATAGGCATCTTCGCGCGTATTTGCCATCGTGATGGCAAACCCAAGTACTTGGGGGACGTGCCGCGTTTCTTCTCTTATATAGACGCGGTATTGGCGCGTCGGCCGGAGCTGGCTGAGTTGGCTGAGTTGCTCGGCAGCCTGCGACGGGAGCCCGTATGA
- a CDS encoding DnaJ domain-containing protein, producing MIWPVTLLGAVAGLAVASIPGAMLGGLLGQVLDRRLRLQSWAALRERLGGRAESRDEWLLFVLLGRLAKSGGRVLPAHIQQARAEMQRLGLDAEGQRHAIAAFAQGKIGRDSLRVPLRRQRERSEALLRACWRMAWVDGQVGQAEHELIMLWGKWLQVSSATQAQLSEAYAPQQGPLVSTASNAYQCALNLLSVTADAEPAQIKQAYRRLLSRHHPDKLAGSGATPERVREATERTRELHQAYDLIRQRHGFR from the coding sequence ATGATCTGGCCTGTGACCCTTCTAGGGGCGGTGGCCGGGCTGGCGGTGGCCAGTATTCCGGGTGCCATGCTCGGTGGTTTGCTGGGCCAGGTGCTTGATCGGCGTTTGCGTCTGCAGTCCTGGGCAGCCTTGCGTGAGCGCCTGGGCGGTCGCGCCGAGTCGCGTGATGAGTGGCTGCTATTTGTGTTGTTGGGGCGTTTGGCCAAGAGCGGTGGCCGCGTGTTGCCGGCGCATATCCAGCAGGCGCGGGCGGAAATGCAGCGCCTGGGACTGGATGCCGAGGGGCAGCGCCATGCTATTGCAGCTTTTGCCCAAGGCAAGATTGGGCGTGACAGTTTGCGTGTGCCGCTGCGTCGTCAGCGCGAGCGCAGTGAAGCGCTGCTGCGCGCGTGCTGGCGAATGGCTTGGGTGGATGGCCAGGTCGGGCAGGCTGAGCATGAGCTGATCATGCTCTGGGGCAAATGGCTGCAGGTTTCATCGGCAACCCAGGCGCAGTTGAGTGAGGCCTACGCACCGCAGCAAGGGCCGTTGGTTTCGACGGCCAGTAATGCCTATCAATGTGCCTTGAATCTGTTGAGCGTAACTGCCGATGCGGAGCCTGCGCAGATCAAGCAGGCGTATCGACGCTTATTGAGTCGCCATCACCCCGACAAGCTGGCAGGCAGTGGAGCCACGCCCGAGCGTGTGCGCGAGGCGACTGAGCGTACCCGTGAGCTGCATCAGGCTTATGACCTGATTCGCCAGCGCCACGGCTTTCGTTAG
- the murU gene encoding N-acetylmuramate alpha-1-phosphate uridylyltransferase MurU, which yields MKAMILAAGKGERLRPLTLHTPKPLVRAAGVPLIEYHVRALAAAGFTELVINHAWLGQQIEDYLGDGSRFGVSISYSAEGEPLETGGGIFQALPLLGDQPFVLINGDIFTDYPFAELRRPLSGLAHLVLIENPGHHVKGDFCLQKGQVTDAQAGQDSLTYSGMAVLSPGLFADCEAGVFSLAPLLRTAMATGQVTGERFDGCWVDVGTHERLAQVERLLEARG from the coding sequence ATGAAAGCGATGATTCTGGCTGCCGGTAAAGGTGAGCGGCTGCGCCCGCTGACGCTGCATACCCCTAAGCCATTGGTGCGTGCGGCCGGCGTGCCCTTGATCGAATACCACGTGCGTGCGTTGGCGGCGGCCGGGTTTACCGAGTTGGTGATCAATCATGCCTGGCTGGGGCAGCAGATCGAGGATTACCTGGGCGATGGATCTCGTTTCGGCGTCAGCATTTCCTATTCCGCCGAGGGTGAGCCGTTGGAAACCGGCGGCGGGATCTTTCAGGCGCTGCCTTTGCTGGGCGATCAGCCGTTTGTGCTGATCAATGGCGATATCTTCACCGACTACCCCTTTGCCGAGCTGCGCCGTCCGTTATCCGGCCTGGCGCACCTGGTGTTGATCGAGAATCCAGGTCATCACGTCAAGGGCGATTTCTGTTTGCAGAAAGGGCAGGTTACGGATGCGCAGGCGGGGCAGGACAGCCTGACTTATAGCGGAATGGCCGTGCTGTCTCCCGGGCTGTTTGCCGATTGTGAGGCTGGCGTCTTCTCGCTGGCGCCATTGTTGCGTACGGCCATGGCGACGGGGCAGGTTACGGGCGAGCGGTTTGACGGTTGCTGGGTGGATGTGGGTACCCATGAGCGCCTGGCTCAGGTCGAGCGTCTGCTTGAGGCGCGCGGCTAG
- a CDS encoding alpha/beta hydrolase family protein — protein sequence MFSRPTALALCLLLSISPLQAEEQTPAEEAPAATDASTETAEEVRAPLAERSEVEATALEQRLEQKEQQQLQAGDESFLALWLPANVAEPSGAVIILPGDDETADWPQSVGPLRRKLPNGGWHSLSLTLPDPNSDAPPLRSAEPPTAVPTEETAAETTETQAEESAESSPATDEATTESPNSQLDNAETAASKVKSIEEQQKAHAERVLARIESAIAFAEQQQAKTIVLLGHGSGAYWAARYLAERKPAKIQNLLLVAAQLPAGYTPPLDELIPQLQLATGDFYYKDLAADRQAALKRSQASKRQKHPSYIQIAMKALPGNREAEQEQLYRRIRGWLTLKLQAK from the coding sequence ATGTTTTCGCGCCCCACCGCCCTTGCCCTGTGCCTGCTTCTATCGATCAGCCCACTGCAGGCGGAAGAACAAACACCTGCAGAAGAAGCCCCCGCCGCTACGGACGCGTCAACCGAGACGGCAGAAGAAGTACGTGCACCTCTAGCCGAGCGTAGCGAGGTGGAAGCCACGGCGCTGGAACAGCGGCTGGAGCAAAAGGAACAGCAGCAACTGCAAGCGGGTGATGAAAGCTTTCTTGCTCTCTGGCTGCCGGCCAATGTCGCCGAGCCCAGCGGCGCGGTGATCATTCTGCCGGGCGACGATGAAACTGCCGATTGGCCGCAAAGCGTCGGCCCCTTGCGCCGCAAACTGCCAAACGGTGGCTGGCATAGCCTTAGCCTGACTCTGCCCGACCCTAACAGTGACGCGCCGCCACTGCGCAGCGCCGAACCACCCACTGCAGTCCCAACAGAAGAGACTGCTGCCGAGACCACAGAGACACAGGCCGAGGAAAGCGCCGAGAGCAGCCCAGCAACAGATGAAGCTACTACGGAAAGCCCTAATAGCCAGCTAGACAATGCCGAAACCGCGGCAAGCAAAGTGAAAAGCATTGAGGAACAGCAGAAAGCCCATGCCGAACGCGTACTGGCACGCATCGAGTCAGCCATCGCGTTTGCCGAGCAACAGCAAGCTAAGACCATTGTGCTGCTTGGCCACGGCAGCGGCGCTTACTGGGCCGCGCGCTACCTGGCCGAACGCAAGCCAGCCAAGATTCAGAATCTGCTGCTGGTCGCCGCACAACTGCCTGCTGGCTATACCCCGCCCCTGGATGAGCTGATTCCGCAACTGCAGCTGGCCACCGGCGACTTCTATTACAAGGACCTGGCCGCCGACCGCCAGGCAGCCCTCAAGCGCTCGCAAGCCAGCAAACGGCAAAAGCACCCCAGCTATATACAGATCGCCATGAAGGCCTTGCCGGGCAACCGCGAAGCCGAACAGGAGCAACTCTACCGCCGCATCCGCGGCTGGCTGACACTGAAGCTGCAGGCGAAATAA
- a CDS encoding phosphoglycolate phosphatase gives MSLLRELFLGELPRLVMFDLDGTLVDSVPDLAAAIDKTLRDLGRPAAGVAQVRNWVGNGARVLVRRALAGGLQHEHIDDALAEPALELFMQHYAENHALTQVYAGVKPTLDWLREQQVELAIVTNKPERFVAPLLDEKGLGGYFRWIVGGDTLPQQKPDPAALLHVLQLARVDAAHALFVGDSRNDVLAARAAGVPCVALSYGYNHGRPIAEENPAHVLDCLSGLLRPAEP, from the coding sequence ATGAGTCTGCTGCGCGAACTGTTCCTGGGCGAGTTGCCACGCCTGGTGATGTTTGATCTGGATGGCACCCTGGTGGATTCGGTACCGGACCTGGCCGCAGCCATCGACAAGACTTTGCGCGATCTGGGGCGGCCGGCTGCGGGTGTGGCACAGGTGCGTAATTGGGTCGGTAATGGCGCGAGGGTGCTGGTACGCCGCGCCCTGGCGGGCGGGCTGCAACATGAGCATATAGATGATGCCCTCGCCGAGCCGGCGCTGGAGCTGTTTATGCAGCATTACGCCGAAAACCACGCGCTGACTCAGGTTTATGCCGGTGTAAAGCCGACCCTGGACTGGCTGCGTGAGCAGCAGGTGGAGCTGGCGATTGTCACCAACAAGCCCGAGCGTTTTGTTGCGCCCTTGTTGGATGAAAAGGGCTTGGGCGGCTATTTTCGCTGGATTGTAGGCGGCGACACCCTCCCTCAGCAGAAACCCGATCCGGCAGCGCTGCTGCATGTGCTGCAACTGGCCCGAGTGGACGCTGCGCACGCGTTGTTTGTCGGTGACTCGCGTAATGATGTGTTGGCGGCCAGAGCTGCCGGCGTGCCGTGTGTGGCGCTGAGTTACGGCTATAACCACGGCCGACCGATTGCCGAGGAGAATCCTGCGCATGTGCTGGATTGTCTGAGCGGCTTGCTGCGCCCGGCTGAGCCCTGA